A part of Streptomyces sp. NBC_01210 genomic DNA contains:
- a CDS encoding ABC transporter substrate-binding protein — protein sequence MTASNTCRTTAARSRIAAVGAIAVAGSLMLTACGDQTNSGTSASGGTKESSAALFDKLPKKYQDAGVIKVGTDAAYAPMEYEEGGKIVGIDPDIAAALGTQLGVKFQFTSGTFDGLISSLNTGRQDVVMSAMSDTKARQEGLDDKGKKVGQGVDFVDYFTSGVSLLVKKGNPDSIKSLDDLCGKKVAVQRGTIYEDTFKTQAAKCSKDGKGKLTIEAFDTDAEAQTRVKSGGAVADLNDYPVAAHIAKTAGGGKDFEVAGDQTDAGPFGIAVDKDNAQLRDALKEALNAIIKNGEYAKVLEKWDVKNSAVTEATVNAGK from the coding sequence ATGACCGCAAGCAACACCTGTCGTACGACCGCCGCCCGTTCCCGGATCGCCGCGGTCGGCGCAATCGCGGTCGCCGGCTCACTCATGCTCACCGCCTGTGGTGACCAGACCAACTCCGGCACCTCGGCGTCCGGGGGCACCAAGGAGAGCAGCGCTGCGCTCTTCGACAAGCTGCCGAAGAAGTACCAGGACGCCGGCGTGATCAAGGTCGGTACGGACGCCGCGTATGCCCCGATGGAGTACGAGGAGGGCGGCAAGATCGTCGGCATCGACCCCGACATCGCCGCGGCCCTCGGCACTCAGCTCGGCGTCAAGTTCCAGTTCACCAGCGGCACCTTCGACGGCCTGATCTCCTCGCTCAACACCGGCCGCCAGGACGTCGTCATGTCCGCCATGAGCGACACCAAGGCCCGCCAGGAGGGCCTGGACGACAAGGGCAAGAAGGTCGGCCAGGGCGTCGACTTCGTCGACTACTTCACTTCCGGCGTCTCGCTCCTGGTCAAGAAGGGCAACCCGGACAGCATCAAGTCGCTCGACGACCTGTGCGGCAAGAAGGTGGCCGTCCAGCGCGGCACGATCTACGAGGACACCTTCAAGACCCAGGCCGCCAAGTGCAGCAAGGACGGCAAGGGCAAGCTCACCATCGAGGCGTTCGACACCGACGCCGAGGCCCAGACCCGCGTGAAGTCCGGTGGCGCTGTCGCCGACCTCAACGACTACCCGGTCGCCGCGCACATCGCGAAGACCGCGGGCGGCGGCAAGGACTTCGAGGTCGCGGGCGACCAGACCGACGCCGGTCCGTTCGGCATCGCCGTCGACAAGGACAACGCGCAGCTTCGTGACGCGCTCAAGGAAGCGCTGAACGCGATCATCAAGAACGGCGAGTACGCGAAGGTCCTGGAGAAGTGGGACGTCAAGAACAGCGCCGTGACCGAGGCGACCGTCAACGCCGGCAAGTAA
- a CDS encoding CGNR zinc finger domain-containing protein — translation MELAYYSDYAVRLVNTEEPARNKDSLTSVESIRELFGESSQAARRATDADVTRFRSVRGRLRAVFTAADAGDETQAVDLLNSLLLEFPVNPQISGHDFRDEDGRPKWHMHLADHPSNATAGYAAIAAMGLAFHLTEYGVDRLGLCEAAPCRNAYLDTSTNRSRRYCSDRCATRANVAAYRARKRLETERSASTSRSDDAAQETTPRTDR, via the coding sequence GTGGAACTGGCCTATTACTCGGACTATGCCGTGCGCCTGGTCAACACCGAGGAGCCGGCTCGCAACAAGGACTCCCTCACCTCGGTCGAGTCCATTCGCGAGCTCTTCGGCGAGTCTTCCCAGGCCGCACGCCGCGCCACCGACGCGGATGTCACCCGTTTCCGGTCCGTACGGGGCCGTCTGCGCGCGGTCTTCACCGCGGCCGACGCCGGCGACGAGACCCAGGCGGTCGACCTGCTCAACTCACTGCTGCTGGAGTTCCCGGTGAACCCGCAGATCTCGGGCCACGACTTCCGGGACGAGGACGGCCGCCCGAAATGGCACATGCACCTGGCCGACCACCCGTCCAATGCGACGGCGGGGTACGCCGCGATCGCCGCGATGGGCCTCGCGTTCCATCTCACGGAGTACGGCGTCGACCGGCTCGGCCTCTGCGAGGCAGCACCGTGCCGCAACGCCTACCTCGACACCTCGACCAACCGCTCACGCCGCTACTGCTCGGACCGCTGCGCGACCCGCGCCAACGTGGCTGCCTACCGCGCCCGCAAACGTCTCGAGACGGAACGGTCCGCGAGCACGAGCCGCAGCGACGAC
- a CDS encoding amino acid ABC transporter permease, whose protein sequence is MTDKFDKTPADEPPADSAVSKGASIPPEKIKAIPVRHWGRWVSGVVVVALLGTLVYSFSQGDVNWGTVGDFVFDDRILAGMGRTVLISVLSMLIGLILGIVFAVMRLSKNPVTGAVSWLYIWFFRGTPVYVQLLLWFNLALIFPVLNLGFYKDEMVDVMTPFVVALLGLGLNEGAYMAEIVRAGIQSVDEGQTEASHALGMPTGKTMRRIVLPQAMRVIVPPTGNEFINLLKTSSLVSAVQYNELLRAATNIGSTSFAVMEMLLVASIWYLALTSVFSVGQYYVERYYARGSLRQLPPTPWQKVKANLAFGRPKGGVA, encoded by the coding sequence GTGACTGACAAGTTCGACAAAACGCCCGCAGACGAGCCGCCAGCGGACTCGGCGGTCAGCAAGGGGGCATCCATTCCCCCTGAGAAGATCAAGGCCATCCCGGTACGGCACTGGGGCCGCTGGGTCAGCGGTGTCGTCGTCGTGGCGCTGCTGGGCACGCTGGTGTACTCGTTCTCGCAGGGCGACGTCAACTGGGGCACGGTCGGGGACTTCGTCTTCGACGACCGGATCCTGGCGGGCATGGGCCGCACGGTGCTGATCAGCGTGCTGTCGATGCTGATCGGCCTGATTCTGGGCATTGTTTTCGCGGTCATGAGGCTGTCGAAGAACCCGGTGACGGGTGCGGTCTCCTGGCTGTACATCTGGTTCTTCCGCGGCACACCGGTGTATGTGCAGCTGCTGCTCTGGTTCAACCTCGCACTGATCTTCCCCGTCCTGAACCTCGGGTTCTACAAGGACGAGATGGTCGACGTCATGACCCCGTTCGTGGTCGCCCTGCTGGGCCTGGGCCTGAACGAGGGCGCCTATATGGCCGAGATCGTCCGGGCCGGCATCCAGTCGGTCGACGAGGGCCAGACCGAGGCTTCGCACGCGCTGGGCATGCCCACCGGCAAGACCATGCGGCGGATCGTGCTCCCACAGGCGATGCGGGTGATCGTGCCGCCGACCGGGAATGAGTTCATCAACCTGCTCAAGACCTCTTCCCTGGTGTCCGCGGTGCAGTACAACGAACTGCTCCGCGCGGCGACGAACATCGGCTCCACGTCGTTCGCGGTCATGGAGATGCTGCTGGTGGCCTCGATCTGGTACCTGGCTCTGACCAGCGTCTTCAGCGTCGGCCAGTACTACGTCGAGCGCTATTACGCCCGCGGATCGCTGCGGCAGCTGCCGCCCACCCCGTGGCAGAAGGTCAAGGCCAATCTGGCGTTCGGCCGTCCGAAGGGAGGCGTCGCATGA
- a CDS encoding NAD(P)-dependent malic enzyme, whose amino-acid sequence MAAEIVNPRSDSGTESAPEEPFDPAFALHRGGKMAVQATVPIRDKDDLSLAYTPGVAKVCTAIAEQPELVHDYTWKSQVVAVVTDGTAVLGLGDIGPEASLPVMEGKAILFKQFGGVDAVPIALATKDADEIVETVVRLAPSFGGVNLEDISAPRCFEIERKLQERLDIPVFHDDQHGTAVVTLAALRNAAKLTGRGLGDLRAVISGAGAAGVAIAKFLLEAGIGDVAVADRKGIVSADREDLTPVKRELAEITNRAGLSGSLETALAGADVFIGVSGGTVPEPAVASMAPGAFVFAMANPNPEVHPDVAHRYAAVVATGRSDYPNQINNVLAFPGIFAGALQVRASRITEGMKIAAANALADVVGDALAADYVIPSPFDERVAPAVTAAVAAAARAEGVARR is encoded by the coding sequence ATGGCAGCGGAGATCGTCAATCCTCGCAGCGACAGCGGTACGGAGAGTGCTCCCGAGGAGCCCTTCGATCCGGCCTTCGCGCTGCACCGCGGCGGCAAAATGGCCGTCCAGGCCACCGTGCCGATCCGCGACAAGGACGACCTGTCCCTCGCGTACACACCCGGCGTCGCCAAGGTCTGCACCGCGATCGCGGAGCAGCCCGAGCTCGTCCACGACTACACCTGGAAGTCGCAGGTCGTCGCCGTCGTGACGGACGGGACCGCGGTGCTCGGTCTCGGTGACATCGGTCCGGAGGCGTCGCTTCCGGTGATGGAGGGGAAAGCCATCCTCTTCAAGCAGTTCGGCGGCGTGGACGCGGTGCCCATCGCGCTCGCCACCAAGGATGCGGACGAGATCGTCGAGACCGTTGTGCGGCTCGCGCCGTCCTTCGGCGGCGTGAACCTCGAGGACATCTCGGCACCGCGGTGCTTCGAGATCGAGCGCAAGCTCCAGGAGCGCCTCGACATCCCCGTCTTCCACGACGACCAGCACGGCACCGCCGTGGTGACCCTCGCCGCGCTGCGGAACGCCGCGAAGCTGACCGGGCGCGGTCTCGGTGACCTGCGCGCCGTCATCTCCGGCGCCGGAGCGGCCGGGGTGGCCATCGCGAAGTTCCTGCTGGAGGCGGGCATCGGCGATGTGGCGGTGGCCGACCGCAAGGGCATCGTCAGCGCCGACCGCGAGGACCTGACGCCGGTCAAGCGGGAGCTCGCGGAGATCACGAACCGGGCGGGGCTGAGCGGCTCGCTGGAGACCGCGCTGGCCGGCGCGGACGTCTTCATCGGCGTCTCCGGCGGTACGGTGCCGGAGCCCGCGGTCGCCTCGATGGCGCCGGGAGCCTTCGTCTTCGCGATGGCCAACCCGAACCCGGAGGTGCACCCCGATGTCGCGCACCGGTACGCGGCGGTGGTGGCCACGGGTCGCAGCGACTACCCGAACCAGATCAACAACGTGCTTGCCTTCCCGGGCATCTTCGCGGGTGCGCTGCAGGTGCGGGCGTCCCGGATCACCGAGGGCATGAAGATCGCGGCGGCGAACGCGCTGGCGGACGTGGTGGGCGACGCGCTGGCGGCCGACTATGTGATCCCGTCCCCGTTCGACGAGCGCGTGGCCCCGGCGGTCACCGCCGCGGTGGCGGCGGCTGCGCGCGCGGAGGGTGTCGCGAGGCGTTGA
- a CDS encoding amino acid ABC transporter ATP-binding protein → MVKAEGVHKSYGAAHILKGIDLEVAPREVFCLVGPSGSGKSTFLRCINHLEQINAGRLSVDGRLVGYRQKGDKLYELKDSEVAAQRRDIGMVFQRFNLFPHMTALANVMEAPIQVKGESKAVARARAERLLDRVGLADKAKNYPSQLSGGQQQRVAIARALAMEPKLMLFDEPTSALDPELVGDVLDVMRGLAEDGMTMIVVTHEMGFAREVGDALVFMDDGVVVESGHPRDVLTNPQHDRTKSFLSKVL, encoded by the coding sequence ATGGTGAAGGCCGAGGGCGTCCACAAGTCCTACGGCGCCGCGCACATCCTCAAGGGCATCGATCTTGAGGTAGCCCCGCGTGAGGTGTTCTGCCTGGTCGGACCGTCCGGTTCCGGCAAGTCCACCTTCCTGCGGTGCATCAACCACCTGGAGCAGATCAACGCAGGCCGGCTCTCGGTCGACGGTCGGCTGGTGGGCTACCGGCAGAAGGGCGACAAGCTCTACGAGCTGAAGGACAGCGAGGTCGCGGCGCAGCGCCGGGACATCGGCATGGTCTTCCAGCGCTTCAACCTGTTCCCGCACATGACCGCTCTGGCGAATGTCATGGAAGCCCCGATCCAGGTCAAGGGCGAGTCGAAGGCCGTGGCCCGGGCCCGCGCGGAGCGCCTGCTGGACCGGGTGGGCCTGGCCGACAAGGCCAAGAACTACCCCTCCCAGCTCTCCGGCGGCCAGCAGCAGCGCGTCGCCATCGCCCGCGCGCTGGCGATGGAACCGAAGCTGATGCTCTTCGACGAGCCGACCTCCGCCCTCGACCCGGAGCTGGTGGGTGACGTCCTGGACGTCATGCGCGGCCTGGCCGAGGACGGCATGACCATGATCGTCGTCACCCACGAGATGGGCTTCGCCCGCGAGGTCGGCGACGCCCTGGTCTTCATGGACGACGGCGTCGTGGTCGAATCCGGCCACCCCCGCGACGTGCTGACCAACCCCCAGCACGACCGCACCAAGTCCTTCCTCTCGAAGGTTCTGTAG
- a CDS encoding class I SAM-dependent methyltransferase, with protein MAEAAAGTGTGTDWRAWQESWDRQQEWYMPDREERFRVMLDMVEDLVGHEPRVLDLACGTGSITDRLLKRFPKATSTGVDLDPALLTIAEGYFDGDERITFVTADLKDPEWVRKLPYDQYDAVLTATALHWLHNEPLAALYGQIAGLVRDGGVFMNADHMIDSTTPRINAAERARRHAHMERAKAAGALDWSGWWALAAEDPVLAGPTARRYEIYGEHADGDMPSPHWHAETLRTAGFGEARAVWASPSDTLLLAVK; from the coding sequence GTGGCGGAGGCGGCGGCAGGGACGGGTACGGGGACCGACTGGCGGGCCTGGCAGGAGAGCTGGGACCGGCAGCAGGAGTGGTACATGCCCGACCGTGAGGAGCGGTTCCGGGTGATGCTGGACATGGTCGAGGACCTGGTCGGCCACGAGCCGAGGGTGCTGGATCTCGCTTGCGGTACGGGAAGTATCACGGACCGGCTGCTCAAGCGGTTCCCGAAGGCCACCAGTACGGGGGTGGATCTGGACCCCGCCCTGTTGACCATCGCGGAGGGGTACTTCGACGGCGACGAGCGCATCACCTTCGTCACCGCCGACCTGAAGGACCCCGAGTGGGTCAGGAAGCTGCCGTACGACCAGTACGACGCCGTGCTCACCGCCACCGCCCTGCACTGGCTGCACAACGAGCCCCTCGCCGCGCTGTACGGGCAGATCGCGGGGCTCGTGCGGGACGGCGGTGTCTTCATGAACGCCGACCACATGATCGACAGCACCACCCCGCGCATCAACGCCGCCGAGCGGGCCCGTCGGCACGCCCACATGGAGCGGGCCAAGGCCGCCGGTGCGCTCGACTGGTCCGGCTGGTGGGCCCTGGCCGCCGAGGACCCCGTACTCGCCGGCCCGACCGCCAGGCGTTACGAGATCTACGGCGAGCACGCCGACGGGGACATGCCGTCCCCGCACTGGCACGCCGAGACGCTGCGTACGGCCGGGTTCGGCGAGGCCCGCGCCGTGTGGGCCTCGCCTTCCGACACGCTGTTGCTGGCTGTGAAGTAG